A single Glycine soja cultivar W05 chromosome 14, ASM419377v2, whole genome shotgun sequence DNA region contains:
- the LOC114385107 gene encoding receptor-like protein Cf-9 isoform X2: MNINNSLCWLLLPYFLFLLSLPSSSSSFCNHHDSSVLLLFKNSLALNTSHHYYWFVDHYPWLHDYCSFSSKTESWKNGTDCCEWDGVTCDIISGHVIGLDLSCSNLQGQLHPNSTIFSLRHLQQLDLSYNDFSGSSLYSTIGDLVNLMHLNLSYSQISGDIPSTISYLSKLLSLDLGCLYLTIGDPNYARMRVDRYTWKKLIQNATNLRELYLDGADMSSIRESSLSLLTNLSSSLISLTLRDTKLQGNLSGDILCLPNLQILSLSGNEDLRGELPKSNWSTPLRHLGLAYTAFSGNIPDSIGHLKSLNILVLKNCNFDGLVPSSLFNLTQLSTLDLGNNHLTGSIGEFSSSYSLEYLILSNNKLRDLSHNNIRGSIPHWFHEKLLHSWKNIDFIDLSFNKLQGDLPIPPNGIEYFLVSNNELTGNIPSAMCNASSLKILNLAHNNLTGPIPQCLGTFPSLWALDLQNNNLYGSIPGIFSKGNALETIKLNENQLDGPLPRSLAHCTNLEVLDLADNNIEDTFPHWLESLQELQVLSLRSNKFHGVITCYGAKHPFLRLRIFDVSNNNFSGPLPTSYIKNFQKMMNVNANQTCSIGLKNVVTTRSPYNDSVVVVMKGRYMELVRIFFAFTTIDLSNNMFEGELPKVIGELYSLIGLNLSHNAITGTIPKSLGYLRNLEWLDLSCNQLTGAIPVALINLSFLAVFNLSQNRFEGIIPIGGQFNTFGNDSYAGNPMLCGFPLSKSCNKDEDWPPHSTFQHEESGFGWKSVAVGFACGLVFGMLLGYNVFMTGKPPLLARLVEGVHISGVKRTNNRIHAN, from the exons ATGAATATCAATAACAGTCTTTGCTGGCTTCTACTCCCatactttctctttcttctttctcttccttcttcttcttcctctttctgCAACCACCATGACAGTTCTGTCTTACTACTTTTCAAAAACTCACTTGCTCTCAACACTTCACATCATTATTATTGGTTTGTTGATCATTATCCTTGGCTTCATGATTATTGCTCTTTTTCTTCAAAGACAGAATCATGGAAAAATGGCACAGATTGTTGTGAGTGGGATGGGGTCACGTGCGACATCATCTCAGGCCACGTGATTGGGCTTGACCTTAGCTGCAGTAATCTTCAAGGTCAACTCCATCCCAACAGCACCATCTTCAGCCTAAGACACCTTCAACAACTCGACCTATCCTATAATGATTTTTCAGGCTCTTCATTATATTCTACAATTGGTGATCTCGTCAATCTCATGCATCTTAATTTGTCATACTCTCAAATCAGTGGTGACATTCCCTCCACAATCTCTTACTTGTCCAAATTACTGTCTCTTGATCTCGGTTGCCTCTACTTGACAATTGGAGATCCCAACTACGCGAGAATGAGAGTTGATAGATACACTTGGAAAAAGCTCATTCAAAACGCAACTAATTTAAGAGAGCTTTATTTAGATGGCGCAGACATGTCTTCTATCAGAGAGAGCTCTTTGTCATTGCTAACCAATCTGTCTTCCTCTTTGATCTCCCTTACACTTAGAGACACCAAATTGCAAGGGAATCTATCGGGTGACATCCTCTGTTTACCCAATCTTCAAATACTATCTTTGAGTGGTAATGAAGACCTGCGAGGTGAACTTCCAAAGTCCAACTGGAGTACTCCACTAAGGCACTTGGGTCTCGCTTATACTGCTTTCTCGGGAAACATTCCCGATTCCATTGGCCATTTGAAGTCTCTTAACATACTAGTTCTGAAGAATTGCAATTTTGATGGACTGGTTCCCTCATCATTGTTTAATCTAACTCAACTCTCCACTTTAGATCTTGGCAACAACCATCTCACGGGGTCAATTGGTGAATTCTCATCATCTTATTCTTTGGAATACTTGATCCTCTCTAATAACAAACTGCGAG ATCTTTCTCATAACAACATTCGTGGAAGCATTCCCCATTGGTTTCATGAGAAGCTCTTACACTCCTGGAAGAACATTGATTTTATTGATCTTAGTTTCAACAAGCTGCAAGGAGATCTCCCAATTCCACCCAATGGAATTGAATACTTTTTAGTCTCAAATAATGAGCTGACAGGGAATATTCCTTCAGCAATGTGCAATGCAAGCTCCCTCAAAATACTCAACTTGGCTCATAACAACTTGACAGGCCCCATTCCACAATGTCTGGGAACATTTCCTTCTCTTTGGGCATTGGATTTGCAAAACAACAACCTTTACGGTAGCATACCTGGGATCTTTTCTAAGGGAAATGCATTGGAGACTATAAAGTTGAATGAAAACCAATTGGATGGACCATTACCTCGGTCTTTGGCCCACTGCACAAATCTGGAAGTTTTGGACCTGGCAGACAATAACATAGAGGATACATTTCCCCATTGGTTAGAAAGCCTGCAAGAGTTACAGGTACTCAGTTTGCGATCAAATAAGTTTCATGGTGTCATCACTTGTTACGGAGCCAAGCATCCGTTTCTCAGGCTGAGAATTTTTGACGTCTCAAATAACAATTTTAGTGGGCCCTTGCCAACATCATACATCAAGAACTTTCAAAAAATGATGAATGTGAATGCCAACCAAACTTGTTCAATTGGTTTGAAAAATGTGGTTACTACCCGCAGTCCTTATAATGATTCTGTAGTGGTTGTAATGAAAGGTCGTTACATGGAGCTGGTGAGGATATTTTTTGCTTTCACGACCAttgatttatcaaataatatgtTTGAAGGAGAACTTCCAAAAGTCATTGGAGAATTGTATTCTCTCATAGGGCTTAACCTTTCGCACAATGCAATCACGGGTACCATTCCAAAATCCTTGGGTTATTTGAGAAATTTGGAATGGTTGGACCTATCGTGCAACCAGTTGACAGGAGCGATTCCTGTGGCTTTGATCAATTTGAGTTTTCTGGCTGTGTTTAACCTTTCACAAAACCGGTTTGAGGGTATCATACCTATAGGTGGACAGTTTAACACATTTGGAAATGATTCCTATGCTGGAAATCCAATGCTATGTGGATTCCCTTTGTCAAAATCCTGCAATAAGGATGAAGATTGGCCACCACATTCAACATTTCAGCATGAAGAATCAGGATTTGGCTGGAAATCTGTAGCAGTGGGGTTTGCATGTGGGTTGGTATTTGGAATGCTTTTGGGATATAATGTTTTCATGACTGGGAAACCACCATTGCTTGCGAGACTTGTTGAAGGAGTGCATATTTCAGGAGTGAAAAGAACAAATAACAGAATCCATGCAAACTGA
- the LOC114385107 gene encoding receptor-like protein Cf-9 isoform X1, with the protein MNINNSLCWLLLPYFLFLLSLPSSSSSFCNHHDSSVLLLFKNSLALNTSHHYYWFVDHYPWLHDYCSFSSKTESWKNGTDCCEWDGVTCDIISGHVIGLDLSCSNLQGQLHPNSTIFSLRHLQQLDLSYNDFSGSSLYSTIGDLVNLMHLNLSYSQISGDIPSTISYLSKLLSLDLGCLYLTIGDPNYARMRVDRYTWKKLIQNATNLRELYLDGADMSSIRESSLSLLTNLSSSLISLTLRDTKLQGNLSGDILCLPNLQILSLSGNEDLRGELPKSNWSTPLRHLGLAYTAFSGNIPDSIGHLKSLNILVLKNCNFDGLVPSSLFNLTQLSTLDLGNNHLTGSIGEFSSSYSLEYLILSNNKLRAPLQNLLQLDLSHNNIRGSIPHWFHEKLLHSWKNIDFIDLSFNKLQGDLPIPPNGIEYFLVSNNELTGNIPSAMCNASSLKILNLAHNNLTGPIPQCLGTFPSLWALDLQNNNLYGSIPGIFSKGNALETIKLNENQLDGPLPRSLAHCTNLEVLDLADNNIEDTFPHWLESLQELQVLSLRSNKFHGVITCYGAKHPFLRLRIFDVSNNNFSGPLPTSYIKNFQKMMNVNANQTCSIGLKNVVTTRSPYNDSVVVVMKGRYMELVRIFFAFTTIDLSNNMFEGELPKVIGELYSLIGLNLSHNAITGTIPKSLGYLRNLEWLDLSCNQLTGAIPVALINLSFLAVFNLSQNRFEGIIPIGGQFNTFGNDSYAGNPMLCGFPLSKSCNKDEDWPPHSTFQHEESGFGWKSVAVGFACGLVFGMLLGYNVFMTGKPPLLARLVEGVHISGVKRTNNRIHAN; encoded by the exons ATGAATATCAATAACAGTCTTTGCTGGCTTCTACTCCCatactttctctttcttctttctcttccttcttcttcttcctctttctgCAACCACCATGACAGTTCTGTCTTACTACTTTTCAAAAACTCACTTGCTCTCAACACTTCACATCATTATTATTGGTTTGTTGATCATTATCCTTGGCTTCATGATTATTGCTCTTTTTCTTCAAAGACAGAATCATGGAAAAATGGCACAGATTGTTGTGAGTGGGATGGGGTCACGTGCGACATCATCTCAGGCCACGTGATTGGGCTTGACCTTAGCTGCAGTAATCTTCAAGGTCAACTCCATCCCAACAGCACCATCTTCAGCCTAAGACACCTTCAACAACTCGACCTATCCTATAATGATTTTTCAGGCTCTTCATTATATTCTACAATTGGTGATCTCGTCAATCTCATGCATCTTAATTTGTCATACTCTCAAATCAGTGGTGACATTCCCTCCACAATCTCTTACTTGTCCAAATTACTGTCTCTTGATCTCGGTTGCCTCTACTTGACAATTGGAGATCCCAACTACGCGAGAATGAGAGTTGATAGATACACTTGGAAAAAGCTCATTCAAAACGCAACTAATTTAAGAGAGCTTTATTTAGATGGCGCAGACATGTCTTCTATCAGAGAGAGCTCTTTGTCATTGCTAACCAATCTGTCTTCCTCTTTGATCTCCCTTACACTTAGAGACACCAAATTGCAAGGGAATCTATCGGGTGACATCCTCTGTTTACCCAATCTTCAAATACTATCTTTGAGTGGTAATGAAGACCTGCGAGGTGAACTTCCAAAGTCCAACTGGAGTACTCCACTAAGGCACTTGGGTCTCGCTTATACTGCTTTCTCGGGAAACATTCCCGATTCCATTGGCCATTTGAAGTCTCTTAACATACTAGTTCTGAAGAATTGCAATTTTGATGGACTGGTTCCCTCATCATTGTTTAATCTAACTCAACTCTCCACTTTAGATCTTGGCAACAACCATCTCACGGGGTCAATTGGTGAATTCTCATCATCTTATTCTTTGGAATACTTGATCCTCTCTAATAACAAACTGCGAG CACCACTTCAAAATCTTCTCCAACTAGATCTTTCTCATAACAACATTCGTGGAAGCATTCCCCATTGGTTTCATGAGAAGCTCTTACACTCCTGGAAGAACATTGATTTTATTGATCTTAGTTTCAACAAGCTGCAAGGAGATCTCCCAATTCCACCCAATGGAATTGAATACTTTTTAGTCTCAAATAATGAGCTGACAGGGAATATTCCTTCAGCAATGTGCAATGCAAGCTCCCTCAAAATACTCAACTTGGCTCATAACAACTTGACAGGCCCCATTCCACAATGTCTGGGAACATTTCCTTCTCTTTGGGCATTGGATTTGCAAAACAACAACCTTTACGGTAGCATACCTGGGATCTTTTCTAAGGGAAATGCATTGGAGACTATAAAGTTGAATGAAAACCAATTGGATGGACCATTACCTCGGTCTTTGGCCCACTGCACAAATCTGGAAGTTTTGGACCTGGCAGACAATAACATAGAGGATACATTTCCCCATTGGTTAGAAAGCCTGCAAGAGTTACAGGTACTCAGTTTGCGATCAAATAAGTTTCATGGTGTCATCACTTGTTACGGAGCCAAGCATCCGTTTCTCAGGCTGAGAATTTTTGACGTCTCAAATAACAATTTTAGTGGGCCCTTGCCAACATCATACATCAAGAACTTTCAAAAAATGATGAATGTGAATGCCAACCAAACTTGTTCAATTGGTTTGAAAAATGTGGTTACTACCCGCAGTCCTTATAATGATTCTGTAGTGGTTGTAATGAAAGGTCGTTACATGGAGCTGGTGAGGATATTTTTTGCTTTCACGACCAttgatttatcaaataatatgtTTGAAGGAGAACTTCCAAAAGTCATTGGAGAATTGTATTCTCTCATAGGGCTTAACCTTTCGCACAATGCAATCACGGGTACCATTCCAAAATCCTTGGGTTATTTGAGAAATTTGGAATGGTTGGACCTATCGTGCAACCAGTTGACAGGAGCGATTCCTGTGGCTTTGATCAATTTGAGTTTTCTGGCTGTGTTTAACCTTTCACAAAACCGGTTTGAGGGTATCATACCTATAGGTGGACAGTTTAACACATTTGGAAATGATTCCTATGCTGGAAATCCAATGCTATGTGGATTCCCTTTGTCAAAATCCTGCAATAAGGATGAAGATTGGCCACCACATTCAACATTTCAGCATGAAGAATCAGGATTTGGCTGGAAATCTGTAGCAGTGGGGTTTGCATGTGGGTTGGTATTTGGAATGCTTTTGGGATATAATGTTTTCATGACTGGGAAACCACCATTGCTTGCGAGACTTGTTGAAGGAGTGCATATTTCAGGAGTGAAAAGAACAAATAACAGAATCCATGCAAACTGA